The Panthera leo isolate Ple1 chromosome A3, P.leo_Ple1_pat1.1, whole genome shotgun sequence genome contains the following window.
ATGGCAAAGTGGGTGCCACATCTGTCCTGGCCCCAAAGATTGTCCCATTGCGTCTGTCTCCAAAAAAGATTGGTGATGATATTGCCAAAGCAACTGGTGATTGGCAGGGTCTGAGGATTACAGTGAAACTGATCGTTCGGAACAGACAGCTCCAGACTGAAGTGGTATCTCCTGCTTCTGCCCTGATTATCAAAGTCCTCAAGGAACttccaagagacagaaagaagcagaaaaacattaaACACAGTGGAAATATTACTTTTGATGAGATTGTCAACATTGCCTGGCAGATGCGGCACCGATTTTTAGCCAGAGAACTCTCTGGAAACATTAAAGAGATTCTGGGGACCACCCAGTCTGTGGGCTATAATGTTGATGTCTGCCACCCTCATGACATCATAGATGACATCAATAGTGGTTCAGTGGAATGCCTAGCTAGTTAAGAACTACAAAGGAGAATATTTCAATACAGGATCATttgacaacaacaaaacaagaaaaaaaaaggaaataaaagcaagaaaaaaatccaagatttcattatattttcaaaactttgaGTCTCACTCATTTAATCCCTAGTTGCCAAGGAGATGGTAGTCATATGGACAGTAAGGGGAGTGCATTAACAACGAAGGGACAGCCATGGTGGAGAGAAAGGCTGATCCACATGAGGACTTTGAGAGTCCTGGTATATCAGGGCAGGCCTTAAGGAGTGTTGTTTACTTGAGTAAATTGATGGAGAGGATATTGATACTAAGGTTGGACCCTAGAACACTAGTGTATtcgtttgctagggctgccataacaaagtgccataGACTGGGTCTGGAGGCTAGacatctgaaatcaaggtgtagCTGCAGTGGATTCAGTTGGTATTAATAATGTGTGTcctcccaaatttatatgttgaagtcctaacccctagtatctcaaaatatgaccttatttggatatAGAATCTTTATAGaggtgactatatttggagacggGGTCTTTAACAGAAGTAATTAAGGTGAAAGGAAGTCATAAGAGTGGGGCCCTGATCCAATAGGATTCGTGTCCTTATAAGACTAAACACCAAagagctctccctctctgtgcatGCACAAATAAGAGGTAATGTGCACACACAGCGAAAAGGTTGCTGTCTATAGGCCCAGAAGAGAGCTCTCAGTAGGAAACAAATCaaccaacatcttgattttggacttcacagcctccagaactgtgagaaataaatttctgttgtttaagccacctaatctatggtattttgttatggcagcctaatCAGACCAACACAACTGATTTAAATTATGTCTGCCCTGTCAGAAGCCAATTTCCCCAGTTCCATCTCTATTTCCCCAATATCACCAGTGCCTGGCATGGTGCCTCTCACAtagtgggcactcaataaatatttgttgaatgaatgattagtAAATCAATAAGAagtgttattatcctcattttatagtgGAGAAAATTGACagatatgaaaagatacttaataATTACAACCCAGAGATACAAATGGCATTTTGTTGatcaaaattaactaaaaaatcaaataacatgTTCAGGCACCAATTACATTAGGAGTTGCTTTAGCTGGTTAGTGAAAAAGGGTCGTTTTTGCTCTGAATTCACTCTAGTATCCTTTCTCTAATCAGGATCAGAGATCTGCCAATCCACATCTGGTTCCTTCCCTATAAATCAATGCTCTCAGAGTCACCAGACAGATACAAATCTTAGAGGAATTTCATTGCAAAGGCAATGCAGGGATATAAGAGGGTGAGTATTTGGTCATCTCCCAAGATACCTCACAGGGTGGCATTCCCTCTGTCAAGGGTCTGGTCCACACCCCACTGGTTTAGAAACTGGATCTGTCAACACACTGAGTGTGGATCCACCTcattgttctctttttaattaagcTCAGAGCTGATGCATGAAACCAGAATGTCTACTTATCAATTCACAAGAGGATTAGAACCACTTCTGTGTCTGGAATATTTGTCTCCACATGGCTGGCAGGTTCTTTCACTGAAGACAGACCTCTGAGGAAGGCAAATTATCAGCAGGTTGCTTCGTGAGCATGGAATCCAAATGAGGGGAACAAGTTAGATGATTGAAATTTATAGTGGCATTAAGCCGAGAAAGCCTGACACGGTCATTTTTTACTGTAGGTATGGCCATACCTATGGCACCAGAATATTTACAACCATTAGCTGAGAGGCCATCTCTAATGGGCATTTCTTAAAAGAGCTCTGCTGATGTTTGCCATCATGATGCCCCCTTTTCTATGCTTTCATTGCCAACCAGTCCTGCTTTGATGAccctttaaatctttttctttgcttaaacTTTTAGacttattctttttccttaagatGACTTTATATCTGTTCTGATCTGTTTTGTGTAGTTGTAGGGTTTAATTCTCTACAAATAAAGgataactttatttctttaacttaCACGTACTTGAGGGAGGCCTCACCTCACCAAATTCCTCAATAACCAAATAGGTATTTTCTGTTCTTGTATTTTTACCTTATCTTacttcattcaaaatatatatttgggggaACTTCTTATCAGACACTGTTTGTCCCATCTTTGTACTAGGTCAAattacttattttctcatttgtagataattttcatcttaattactacttattgatttattaattgGGTCACTGATTATTTCTTCCTGGTCACATGATTACACAAGAATAGTGTAAATGGCAGTAAGAGCAATCCTGAGACATAGTGCTTTTCTTTCCATAATGATAAATCTTTGCTAGAGTCACCTTTAAGTtacatagaaaatacataaacacatggCCTTATTCACAAAAGAGGTGGCAGGCTGGACTTGGCCCACAGACCACAGATTGCTGGGCTCTGATGTGTATTATCATCTTGGCCCAGGAAGGCACATGGGTTCACAATGTTTAGTATAGTGGAGGCAAACCTTATAGATGCAGGTTGCAAGCTTAGCATAGTTGTGTAAGGTGCTGCTTgtatggattttcaactgcacagggggATCGGTGCCTCTAACCCCCGTGCTGTTTGAGAGTCAATAGTACTACTACCCTTGGTAGACATTTCCAAATAACAATTCTTTCCCCGCGTTCTGACATGCTTTCTTAGGGGCTGGCAATTCCAGATGAGCCACAGttaatgattcattcattcactaaatatttattaagcacccactaAGTGCTAGGTACTGTACCACAGACTCAATGAACAAAAGTAGACAGAGACACTCCCTT
Protein-coding sequences here:
- the LOC122215066 gene encoding 60S ribosomal protein L12-like, whose product is MLPKFNPNAIKVVYLRCTNGKVGATSVLAPKIVPLRLSPKKIGDDIAKATGDWQGLRITVKLIVRNRQLQTEVVSPASALIIKVLKELPRDRKKQKNIKHSGNITFDEIVNIAWQMRHRFLARELSGNIKEILGTTQSVGYNVDVCHPHDIIDDINSGSVECLAS